From Thermodesulfobacteriota bacterium:
CTTCCGGAAGCATCAGGGTCAAAGATTACAGCATTGATGAAGATTCTCTTCAGATCAAGAAACTGCTGGGCTATCTTCCTGAATCCGCACCCCTTTACCATGACATGCTGGTCTATGACTATCTGGATTACGTGGCAAATATCAGAGGAATCGACCGCTCCAATAAAATATCTCGGATTCGTCATTTGGCCGACCTCTGTGGCATCAGTGAAGTGATGCACAAAACCATCAACGAACTTTCTAAAGGCTTTAAACAGCGTGTGGGTCTGGCCCATGCCATGATGGATGACCCCGAAATACTGGTTTTGGACGAACCCACGTCAGGTCTTGATCCGAATCAAATTATAGAAATCCGTGACATCATTAAACAGATCGGCCAAGAAAAAACCGTCATTCTATCCACACACATTCTAAGTGAAGCCGAAGCGACATGTGACCGTATTGTGATCATTAACAAGGGAAAAATCGTGGCCAACGACACCACCCAGACTTTAAAGCAATCTGCCGGTGGAAATACTCTTATCAGTATTTCCCTGCAAAAAGCCGAGTTAGAATCCGTCAAAAAACAGCTCACTGATATTAGCGGAATTTCAGACATCGTCCAGGTCAGCGATGATAATGGCATTTTAAATCTTAAACTGACCAGCACCTCTTCTGCCGACATCAGAGGTGACATATATAAAAAGGTCAGACAAACCGACTGGATACTCTTAGAGATGCATCAGGAAACCCAAACCCTGGAAAATATTTTTCGGGAACTCACAAGGGAGAATTAATATGCCTCAGGCCTTTTTCGTTTTCAAAAGAGAATTTCGGACCTACTTTGTATCGCCAATTGCCTATATTGTTATATCGTTTTTTCTTCTGGTTACGGGATGGTTCTTTTTTACCACCTTCTTTCTTTATAACCAGGCGAGTCTTCGCAATTTCTTTGCACTTCTTCCAATTATCTTTTCATTTGTCGTTCCGGCAGTCACCATGCGGCTTTTTTCCGAAGAATTCAATGTCGGATCATATGAGACCTTACTTACCATGCCGGTTACATTTATTGACGTGCTTTTAGGTAAATTTCTGGCCTCGATTGCCTTTATTGCCGCCATGTTGATACCGACCCTGGCCTACCCTCTCACCGTTGGAATCCTTGGACAGTTGGATTGGGGCCCCGTTGCAGGAGGATACATTGGAGCCATCCTTCTTGGTGCCGCTTTCTCGGCAATCGGTCTTTTTGCTTCATCTATGACCAGAAACCAGATTATTGCTTTTATTACCGGGATGGCCATCTGCTTTTGCCTGGTCATGATTGATAAAATGCTCTTTTTCCTCCCCCGGTTTTCACTGGTATTTTTTCAATACCTGGGAGCAGATCATCACTTTCAAAATATCTCAAAAGGTATTATCGACTCAAGGGATATTCTCTATTTTCTGAGTATAAGCTTTATCGGCCTTTACGGTACCCATCTTGTTTTACAGGAAAAAAATTAAGGAGCATGTAAATGACTGCGAATAAAAGATCGATAAATTTTCTGAAATTTTTCATCTATCTGATTGTCATTGTTCTTATAAACTTGGCTGGAACCACTCTCTTTTTCAGACTCGATCTTACGAAAAACGGGACCTATTCCATCTCCAAAGCCAGTCAGAAAGTGGTTTCCACTCTATCGGAACCTCTCACCATCAAGGTTTTTTTCACTAAAAACCTTCCTGCGCCCAACAATAATACGGAACAGTATCTACATGACCTTCTGGAAGAATACTCCATTTTTGCCAATCAGCATTTTAACTACACCTTTTATGATGTCAGTCCCGACGAAGGAGATATCAGGCAGGAAGCAAAGGAAAATCGAGAGCTGGCGGAAAATTATGGAATTCGTCCTGTTCAAATTCAACTGGTGGAAAAAGATGAAATCAAGTTCCAAAAAGCGTACATGGGCATGGTGTTAATTCACGGGGATCTGATCGAAAAAATTCCCACCGTCACATCCATTGACGGGCTGGAATACAAATTAACCACGGCCATTAAAAAAATGAACCATAAAATAAGTGCCCTCCTCGGCCTGTCGGAAAAAATACGGATTAAACTGTTTCTCTCTTCCTCCCTAAAGCTGGTGGCCCCTTACATGAAATTAAACAATCTTTCCGGACTTTCCCAAACAATAGACGAAACGGTTCAAAAGCTTAACCAAAGAAACTACGGCAAGTTGGAGTTCCAATATCTTGACCCTACCAAAGATCCCGGGCTCAATGAACTGGTAAAAAAATACAACATCCTCAGCCTGAAATGGCCCGATTTTGCCGACGGAAATATCAAGGCAGGCAATGGTGCCATCGGCCTGATGATGGTGTACCAAGACAAGGCGATAACCATCCCGCTGCTGAATATTCTCCGGCTGCCCATTATCGGAACGCGATACGAACTGGTTGATTTAAATGAATTGCAAGAAATCATCTCCGAGCATATCGAATCTCTCATCGATATCAATGAGGACATCGGCTACCTTGCCGACCACGGGACACTCAATATGCAGGGTGTTTCCTCCTTTGACCCGTCAAGGCAGCGGGGCCAAAACAACCTTAACAATTTTAAGATGCTGACTGAACAAAACTACTCGATCAAACCGGTCAATCTTAAGGAAAAAAATATTCCTGAGAGTCTTGGCTCCTTAATTATCGCGCGACCCACCGAAGCATTTACCGATCACGAGCTTTTTCAAATCGACCAGTTTTTGTCGCAGGGAAAAAATCTTGCCCTGTTTGTTGATTCTTTCAATGAAGTAATGCCCGGCGGTCAGCAGGGTATGGCTTTTGGCCGCGGGCCTATGTATCTCCCCATTGATACCGGTCTGGAAAAACTACTTAAACACTACGGAATCAGCATTAAAAAATCCTATGTCATGGATGAAAATTGCTACAAGCAGGAAATGCCCAGGCAACACGGCGGTGGTCAAAGGCCCATCTATTTTGCGCCACTTATTAAAAATAAATTTATCAATAAAGACCTAGATTTTATTAAAAACATAAAACGACTGATTGCCATAAAAATATCTCCTGTTGAAATCGACGAAGCACAAATCCAAAAAAATGGCCTTATTGCCCACAGGCTGTTCGCTTCATCGGAAAAGTCATGGGAAATGAGCGGACAAATTAATTTAAACCCCATGTTTATTTCCCCCCCACCGGCAGATAAAAAGAAAAGCCTGCCTCTGGCGTATATTATCGAAGGACAATTTCCCAGTTATTTTGCCGGCAAACCGATACCGATAAAAAATGCAGCTGAAAATAAGAAAGACAAAGCAGACGATAAGAGTCGAACCGCCTCGCAACAAAAAAATGACGGCAGTGATTTTCCCCAAATAGAAAGCGAAGGCGGGTTTATTGCAAAAGGCAAGCCGGCAAAGATTTTTATCATCTCCTCATCTGATATGCTTACGGATAATATACTGGATCAGGAAGGAAGAAGCTCCAACGCTGTTTTTATCATGAACGTATTGGACTATTTAAATAATCGGGAAGAAATCGCTGTAATGCGCAGCAAACAGCAGCAATTTAACCCCCTGGGAGAATCAACGGCAGGAGCAAAAACGTTTATAAAATCTTTTAATATTGCCGGTCTGCCTGTACTGGTGGTCATCTTCGGACTTTTTGTGCTGTTTAGACGCCATTCTCGAAAAAATCATATCATGATGATGTTTAAAAAATAAGGACATTCTATGAAAATTAAAAAGGAATATATCATTCTTGCGGTCATCATTGCGGCCCTGCTGGTTTATCTGAGCCAGCGCAGGACTGACAGAACCCTTTACCAGTTGGCGGATGTACCGCAAATCTCTCATTCAGCCATTACTAAAATAGAAATAACTAAAAACAACACAGCGATTGCCCTTGTCAAACAAGGCGACCAATGGAGCATCGGGCCTAAAAAATA
This genomic window contains:
- a CDS encoding ATP-binding cassette domain-containing protein; amino-acid sequence: MIHVESLTKYYNDLCAVDQISFDISKGEIMGLLGPNGAGKTTTLQILTGFLRPTSGSIRVKDYSIDEDSLQIKKLLGYLPESAPLYHDMLVYDYLDYVANIRGIDRSNKISRIRHLADLCGISEVMHKTINELSKGFKQRVGLAHAMMDDPEILVLDEPTSGLDPNQIIEIRDIIKQIGQEKTVILSTHILSEAEATCDRIVIINKGKIVANDTTQTLKQSAGGNTLISISLQKAELESVKKQLTDISGISDIVQVSDDNGILNLKLTSTSSADIRGDIYKKVRQTDWILLEMHQETQTLENIFRELTREN
- a CDS encoding ABC transporter permease subunit; its protein translation is MPQAFFVFKREFRTYFVSPIAYIVISFFLLVTGWFFFTTFFLYNQASLRNFFALLPIIFSFVVPAVTMRLFSEEFNVGSYETLLTMPVTFIDVLLGKFLASIAFIAAMLIPTLAYPLTVGILGQLDWGPVAGGYIGAILLGAAFSAIGLFASSMTRNQIIAFITGMAICFCLVMIDKMLFFLPRFSLVFFQYLGADHHFQNISKGIIDSRDILYFLSISFIGLYGTHLVLQEKN
- a CDS encoding Gldg family protein, which produces MTANKRSINFLKFFIYLIVIVLINLAGTTLFFRLDLTKNGTYSISKASQKVVSTLSEPLTIKVFFTKNLPAPNNNTEQYLHDLLEEYSIFANQHFNYTFYDVSPDEGDIRQEAKENRELAENYGIRPVQIQLVEKDEIKFQKAYMGMVLIHGDLIEKIPTVTSIDGLEYKLTTAIKKMNHKISALLGLSEKIRIKLFLSSSLKLVAPYMKLNNLSGLSQTIDETVQKLNQRNYGKLEFQYLDPTKDPGLNELVKKYNILSLKWPDFADGNIKAGNGAIGLMMVYQDKAITIPLLNILRLPIIGTRYELVDLNELQEIISEHIESLIDINEDIGYLADHGTLNMQGVSSFDPSRQRGQNNLNNFKMLTEQNYSIKPVNLKEKNIPESLGSLIIARPTEAFTDHELFQIDQFLSQGKNLALFVDSFNEVMPGGQQGMAFGRGPMYLPIDTGLEKLLKHYGISIKKSYVMDENCYKQEMPRQHGGGQRPIYFAPLIKNKFINKDLDFIKNIKRLIAIKISPVEIDEAQIQKNGLIAHRLFASSEKSWEMSGQINLNPMFISPPPADKKKSLPLAYIIEGQFPSYFAGKPIPIKNAAENKKDKADDKSRTASQQKNDGSDFPQIESEGGFIAKGKPAKIFIISSSDMLTDNILDQEGRSSNAVFIMNVLDYLNNREEIAVMRSKQQQFNPLGESTAGAKTFIKSFNIAGLPVLVVIFGLFVLFRRHSRKNHIMMMFKK